A single Rattus norvegicus strain BN/NHsdMcwi chromosome 5, GRCr8, whole genome shotgun sequence DNA region contains:
- the Or13c3e gene encoding olfactory receptor Olr844 produces MDKNNQTFVSEFLLLGLSGYPKTEIIYFVIILVMYLVILTGNGVLIIASIFDPHLHTPMYFFLGNLSFLDICYTTSSVPSTLVSQISKKRNVSFSGCAVQMFVAFAMGSTECLLLGMMAFDRYVAICNPLRYSIIMSKEVYVSMASASWFSGGINSVVQTSLVMRLPFCGNNVINDFTCEVLAVLKLACADISLNIVTIAISNMAFLVLPLLLIFFSYVFILYTILRMNSATGRRKAFSTCSAHLTVVGIFYGTLFIMYMKPKSQDLTGEDKFGISDKVISLFYGLVTPMLNPIIYSLRNKDVKAAIKYILKQKYIP; encoded by the coding sequence ATGGATAAAAATAACCAGACATTTGTTTCTGAATTCCTTCTTTTGGGCCTTTCTGGATACCCAAAGACTGagataatttattttgttatcattCTTGTTATGTATCTAGTGATTCTAACTGGCAATGGTGTTCTGATCATAGCAAGCATCTTTGATCCCCATCTTCACacgcccatgtacttcttcctgggCAACCTCTCTTTCCTGGATATCTGCTACACAACATCTTCTGTTCCTTCAACATTGGTGAgccaaatttccaagaaaagaaACGTTTCTTTCTCTGGTTGTGCAGTGCAGATGTTCGTTGCTTTTGCAATGGGCTCAACAGAATGTTTGCTTCTTGGCATGATGGCTTTTGATCGCTACGTTGCCATCTGCAACCCTCTGAGATACTCCATCATCATGAGCAAAGAGGTGTATGTATCCATGGCATCTGCATcatggttctctggtggaatcaACTCAGTTGTGCAAACATCCCTTGTCATGAGGTTGCCTTTCTGTGGGAATAATGTTATTAATGATTTTACTTGTGAGGTCTTAGCTGTCCTCAAGCTAGCATGCGCTGATATATCTCTCAATATTGTTACCATAGCGATATCAAATATGGCCTTTCTGGTCCTTCCACTACTACTCATCTTTTTCTCCTATGTGTTCATCCTCTATACTATCTTGAGAATGAACTCAGCCACCGGGAGACGCAAGGCATTCTCCACCTGCTCTGCCCACCTGACTGTGGTGGGCATATTTTATGGAACTCTCTTCATTATGTATATGAAACCCAAGTCCCAAGATCTGACTGGGGAAGACAAATTCGGAATTTCAGATAAggtcatttctttattttatggacTTGTTACACCGATGCTGAATCCAATCATCTATAGTTTGAGGAATAAGGATGTTAAAGCTGCCATAAAATACATACTGAAACAGAAGTATATTCCATAA